TCGGTTCCCGATCGGGTGACGTAATCGACGACGGACCGATTGATACGCCCTTTTGCTGCTTGGCACGTATCTTCAAAGTGACCACGATGATCGATTTCTGCATAAGCGGAAGCAATCCCACCTTGTGCTCGGACTGAATTTGTCTCAAACCGCGTACCTTTCGAGACAAGTAATGCGTTCATTCCTGAAGGAAGATGCAGGGCGACTGAAATCGCGGCAAGCCCTGTTCCAATGATCAACACATCCGTCTCAAGCCTTTTATGTAAAGACATATGATTTACACCTCTATATCTAAATGTTTACTATTGACTTGACAATAAGTTTGGCATACTTTTAGCTGAGTGACAAGACGAAAGGACAGGATTTTTTCATGATCTATCTCGATTACGCAGCGACGACTCCGCTGCATCCACAAGCACTCGATCATTATCAACAAGCCGCTCAGTCGTTCTACGGCAACAGTTCTTCTCTTCACGACATCGGTGGGGATGCTGAACGTTTACTCGAACGAGCCCGTCACTATCTGATGCAACAATTGGCTCAACAAGAAGGAACCGTTATCTTTACAGGGAGCGGATCAGAAGCGAATTACATCGCTTTGACACACTTGATGCGACAGAGTAACAAATCAGTTGTCTTGACACTTCGATGTGAACACGATTCGGTCTTGCTTCCGCTTGCACGCTGGGCACAAGAAACACGGCACCTGTCTTTATTACCGGACGGAACGTTCGATTGGGAACAATTCGTCGCGACTTGTACGGACGATATTGGTGTCGTCTCGATTCAACACGTCAATTCGGATACGGGTTTTCGCTTTCCCGTCGAACGAATTGCAGCTTACTGTCAATCGCGCGGGATTCTATTTCATTGCGACGGGGTCCAAGGATTCTTAAAAGACGACATCCATATTGACGCCTTTGATGCGTACACGATGAGTAGTCACAAGGTCTATGGACCTAAAGGGTTGGGCGCCCTGTATCTGCGACGATCACTCTTCAGTCCTTACTACGAAGGTCATCACGAATTCGGGATCCGTCCTGGTACAGTCGATGTTCCGGGAATTGCAGCCTTCATCGCTGCCTGTGAAGCCACGCGACTAGAAAATCCAGGAATCCAGGATTCAAGCCGTCGATTTCGTGGTATGCTAAAAAAACATTGTCTTCGTCTCGTTACGTGATCATCGAGTCTCCGACGCAACTGGCTTCCATCTGTGCCATCCATACGAAACAACGGGACGGTCAATACGCGTTGCTCGCCTTGAATCGTGCTGGAATCGCGGTTTCTGCTGGTAGTGCCTGTCGGGCTGGAGAAAATGGTCCGAATGCGACATTACGTGCCATCGGCTATGACGAATCGGCGGCTCATGGGTTGATTCGACTCAGTTTTGGAAGACACACGACGAACGAAGAAATCGAACAGTGCATTGATGTGTTGAACACAATTTCATGACACTGGAGAAAGGTAGGAGACAGGATGGGGAAACGCATCTCCGGAGAAGAACGCCGGAAATCATTACTTCGTATGATTGAGGAAAGTGAGCAACCTGTCACAGGAACGGCACTGGCGAAACAAGCAGGTGTCAGTCGCCAAGTGATCGTGCAGGATTTATCATTGTTAAAGGCAAAAGGATATCCTGTCATCGCGACAGCTCGTGGCTATTTGATCAATGATCCGGAAGTCGACGGCTCAAAATTACGCCGAAAGATCGTTTGCCGTCACGGCATCGATCAGTTAAAGGATGAGTGTGACGCCATCGTTGACGAAGGGGTCGTCGTCCGCGATGTCATCATCGAACATCCCGTCTACGGCTTCATCACTGGA
This region of Exiguobacterium acetylicum DSM 20416 genomic DNA includes:
- a CDS encoding cysteine desulfurase family protein — encoded protein: MIYLDYAATTPLHPQALDHYQQAAQSFYGNSSSLHDIGGDAERLLERARHYLMQQLAQQEGTVIFTGSGSEANYIALTHLMRQSNKSVVLTLRCEHDSVLLPLARWAQETRHLSLLPDGTFDWEQFVATCTDDIGVVSIQHVNSDTGFRFPVERIAAYCQSRGILFHCDGVQGFLKDDIHIDAFDAYTMSSHKVYGPKGLGALYLRRSLFSPYYEGHHEFGIRPGTVDVPGIAAFIAACEATRLENPGIQDSSRRFRGMLKKHCLRLVT
- a CDS encoding aminotransferase class V-fold PLP-dependent enzyme, which translates into the protein MIIESPTQLASICAIHTKQRDGQYALLALNRAGIAVSAGSACRAGENGPNATLRAIGYDESAAHGLIRLSFGRHTTNEEIEQCIDVLNTIS
- a CDS encoding transcription repressor NadR, with translation MGKRISGEERRKSLLRMIEESEQPVTGTALAKQAGVSRQVIVQDLSLLKAKGYPVIATARGYLINDPEVDGSKLRRKIVCRHGIDQLKDECDAIVDEGVVVRDVIIEHPVYGFITGELMLKSRRDVRVLLEQLKETQATPLSSLTDGVHIHTLEADHEEALEAAIAKLDRLGILVSELDV